A region of Arabidopsis thaliana chromosome 5, partial sequence DNA encodes the following proteins:
- a CDS encoding DnaJ heat shock amino-terminal domain protein — MECNKDEAKRAMDIAERKMTEKDYTGAKKFANKAQNLFPELDGLKQLFVAINVYISGEKTFAGEADWYGVLGVDPFASDEALKKQYRKLVLMLHPDKNKCKGAEGAFNLVAEAWALLSDKDKRILYNVKRGKDVKAAQQRFPTTQREIPSHQPTSNGIPNVREHVVSSARARYKPATRKPAARMDRSRTGSPAFVYPTQESSTFWTMCNKCDTQYEYQRVYLNQTLLCPHCHHGFVAEEKTPPTNIPKPPVNISSNQHHRSSKNQASNKNSNGSSYRREPATSVNHNFQWDSSRMGGSYSRNATNETANVVQQGQDKLKRVFWETQEREAARGFTNSDLGNFKRQKTDDSHMRGPSAGKLSNQIGASRSSTPFYAANENTESSNTIGSRHPYVQALLRSDIKKALMDRGQSEIFKRLPMMIAKMEGKVNPTEGEKNSTKAMSSKASEVERSKMSSTANEVERSVEVIPHESDEVKEIVVPDSDFHNFDLDRSESAFKDDQIWAAYDDADGMPRFYARIQKCRFYQRCKRTPPYSSQKGTSLGIVSKLVP; from the exons ATGGAATGCAACAAGGATGAAGCGAAAAGGGCAATGGATATTGCTGAGAGGAAGATGACAGAGAAGGATTACACTGGGGCGAAAAAGTTTGCTAACAAGGCTCAAAACTTGTTTCCCGAGTTGGATGGTCTGAAACAATTGTTTGTGGCAATCAATGTTTATATCTCGGGAGAGAAAACATTCGCCGGAGAAGCTGATTGGTATGGTGTCCTTGGTGTAGACCCCTTTGCTAGTGATGAAGCACTGAAAAAACAATACCGGAAATTGGTTCTTATGCTCCATCCGGATAAAAACAAGTGTAAAGGCGCTGAAGGTGCGTTTAATCTGGTTGCAGAAGCTTGGGCTCTACTATCTGATAAGGATAAGAGAATCTTATATAACGTAAAGAGGGGCAAAGATGTCAAAGCAGCTCAACAAAGATTCCCAACAACACAGAGAGAGATTCCATCACACCAGCCAACTTCCAACGGGATTCCAAATGTAAGAGAGCATGTAGTTTCGAGTGCTAGGGCTAGATATAAGCCTGCTACCCGTAAGCCTGCTGCCCGTATGGATAGATCTCGCACGGGTTCGCCTGCTTTTGTTTATCCGACACAGGAGAGTAGTACCTTTTGGACCATGTGCAACAAATGCGACACACAATATGAGTACCAGAGGGTTTATCTCAACCAAACATTGCTTTGTCCACACTGCCATCATGGTTTCGTTGCAGAAGAGAAAACTCCGCCTACAAATATTCCGAAGCCCCCAGTCAACATCTCATCTAACCAACATCACCGGAGTTCCAAAAACCAAGCGTCGAACAAGAACTCAAATGGTTCTTCTTATAGGAGAGAGCCTGCAACATCTGTTAACCATAATTTTCAGTGGGATTCATCAAGAATGGGTGGTTCTTACAGCCGAAATGCCACAAATGAAACGGCGAATGTAGTTCAGCAAGGACAAGATAAACTGAAAAGAGTGTTTTGGGAGACGCAAGAAAGGGAGGCGGCTAGAGGATTTACAAACTCTGATCTGGGGAATTTTAAGAGGCAGAAGACTGATGATTCCCATATGCGTGGTCCATCTGCAGGCAAGTTGTCGAATCAAATAGGTGCAAGTAGGTCCAGTACTCCTTTTTATGCTGCCAATGAAAATACTGAATCTTCCAACACCATAGGCTCTCGTCATCCGTATGTACAAGCATTGTTACGTTCTGATATAAAGAAAGCTCTTATGGACAGAGGCCAGTCAGAGATTTTTAAGAGACTTCCTATGATGATCGCTAAAATGGAAGGGAAGGTGAACCCAACTGAAGGGGAGAAGAACAGTACGAAGGCAATGAGTAGCAAGGCAAGTGAGGTTGAAAGGAGCAAGATGAGTAGCACGGCGAATGAGGTTGAAAGGTCAGTTGAGGTAATTCCCCATGAGTCAGATGAAGTGAAGGAAATCGTTGTTCCAGATTCAGACTTTCACAACTTTGATCTTGACCGATCTGAAAGTGCTTTTAAAGACGATCAAATTTGGGCTGCTTATGACGATGCTGATGGAATGCCTCGGTTTTACGCCCGCATCCAAAAG TGTCGATTTTACCAAAGGTGCAAGAGGACTCCTCCATATTCTTCCCAAAAAGGGACAAGTTTGGGCATTGTATCGAAATTGGTCCCCTGA
- a CDS encoding DnaJ heat shock amino-terminal domain protein, with product MECNKDEAKRAMDIAERKMTEKDYTGAKKFANKAQNLFPELDGLKQLFVAINVYISGEKTFAGEADWYGVLGVDPFASDEALKKQYRKLVLMLHPDKNKCKGAEGAFNLVAEAWALLSDKDKRILYNVKRGKDVKAAQQRFPTTQREIPSHQPTSNGIPNVREHVVSSARARYKPATRKPAARMDRSRTGSPAFVYPTQESSTFWTMCNKCDTQYEYQRVYLNQTLLCPHCHHGFVAEEKTPPTNIPKPPVNISSNQHHRSSKNQASNKNSNGSSYRREPATSVNHNFQWDSSRMGGSYSRNATNETANVVQQGQDKLKRVFWETQEREAARGFTNSDLGNFKRQKTDDSHMRGPSAGKLSNQIGASRSSTPFYAANENTESSNTIGSRHPYVQALLRSDIKKALMDRGQSEIFKRLPMMIAKMEGKVNPTEGEKNSTKAMSSKASEVERSKMSSTANEVERSVEVIPHESDEVKEIVVPDSDFHNFDLDRSESAFKDDQIWAAYDDADGMPRFYARIQKVISVNPFKLKISWLNSKTTSEFGPIDWMGAGFAKSCGDFRCGRYESTDTLNAFSHSVDFTKGARGLLHILPKKGQVWALYRNWSPEWDKNTPDEVKHKYEMVEVLDDYTEDDQSLTVALLLKAEGFRVVFRRCTEKLGVRKIAKEEMLRFSHQVPHYILTGKEADNAPEGFLELDPAATPCAFSSENAEADEKSEAVKENEQGEAVKENEESEALKENEESEAVKENEEVGMDLD from the coding sequence ATGGAATGCAACAAGGATGAAGCGAAAAGGGCAATGGATATTGCTGAGAGGAAGATGACAGAGAAGGATTACACTGGGGCGAAAAAGTTTGCTAACAAGGCTCAAAACTTGTTTCCCGAGTTGGATGGTCTGAAACAATTGTTTGTGGCAATCAATGTTTATATCTCGGGAGAGAAAACATTCGCCGGAGAAGCTGATTGGTATGGTGTCCTTGGTGTAGACCCCTTTGCTAGTGATGAAGCACTGAAAAAACAATACCGGAAATTGGTTCTTATGCTCCATCCGGATAAAAACAAGTGTAAAGGCGCTGAAGGTGCGTTTAATCTGGTTGCAGAAGCTTGGGCTCTACTATCTGATAAGGATAAGAGAATCTTATATAACGTAAAGAGGGGCAAAGATGTCAAAGCAGCTCAACAAAGATTCCCAACAACACAGAGAGAGATTCCATCACACCAGCCAACTTCCAACGGGATTCCAAATGTAAGAGAGCATGTAGTTTCGAGTGCTAGGGCTAGATATAAGCCTGCTACCCGTAAGCCTGCTGCCCGTATGGATAGATCTCGCACGGGTTCGCCTGCTTTTGTTTATCCGACACAGGAGAGTAGTACCTTTTGGACCATGTGCAACAAATGCGACACACAATATGAGTACCAGAGGGTTTATCTCAACCAAACATTGCTTTGTCCACACTGCCATCATGGTTTCGTTGCAGAAGAGAAAACTCCGCCTACAAATATTCCGAAGCCCCCAGTCAACATCTCATCTAACCAACATCACCGGAGTTCCAAAAACCAAGCGTCGAACAAGAACTCAAATGGTTCTTCTTATAGGAGAGAGCCTGCAACATCTGTTAACCATAATTTTCAGTGGGATTCATCAAGAATGGGTGGTTCTTACAGCCGAAATGCCACAAATGAAACGGCGAATGTAGTTCAGCAAGGACAAGATAAACTGAAAAGAGTGTTTTGGGAGACGCAAGAAAGGGAGGCGGCTAGAGGATTTACAAACTCTGATCTGGGGAATTTTAAGAGGCAGAAGACTGATGATTCCCATATGCGTGGTCCATCTGCAGGCAAGTTGTCGAATCAAATAGGTGCAAGTAGGTCCAGTACTCCTTTTTATGCTGCCAATGAAAATACTGAATCTTCCAACACCATAGGCTCTCGTCATCCGTATGTACAAGCATTGTTACGTTCTGATATAAAGAAAGCTCTTATGGACAGAGGCCAGTCAGAGATTTTTAAGAGACTTCCTATGATGATCGCTAAAATGGAAGGGAAGGTGAACCCAACTGAAGGGGAGAAGAACAGTACGAAGGCAATGAGTAGCAAGGCAAGTGAGGTTGAAAGGAGCAAGATGAGTAGCACGGCGAATGAGGTTGAAAGGTCAGTTGAGGTAATTCCCCATGAGTCAGATGAAGTGAAGGAAATCGTTGTTCCAGATTCAGACTTTCACAACTTTGATCTTGACCGATCTGAAAGTGCTTTTAAAGACGATCAAATTTGGGCTGCTTATGACGATGCTGATGGAATGCCTCGGTTTTACGCCCGCATCCAAAAGGTGATTTCTGTGAATCCTTTTAAGTTGAAAATCAGTTGGCTCAATTCCAAAACCACCAGTGAATTTGGTCCCATAGACTGGATGGGTGCTGGTTTTGCTAAATCATGTGGGGATTTTAGGTGTGGGAGATATGAATCTACAGATACACTAAATGCCTTTTCTCACAGTGTCGATTTTACCAAAGGTGCAAGAGGACTCCTCCATATTCTTCCCAAAAAGGGACAAGTTTGGGCATTGTATCGAAATTGGTCCCCTGAATGGGACAAGAATACCCCTGATGAAGTTAAACACAAGTATGAGATGGTGGAAGTTCTTGATGACTATACAGAAGACGATCAGAGTCTAACGGTGGCTCTCTTACTCAAAGCTGAAGGGTTCAGGGTAGTTTTCCGCAGATGCACAGAGAAACTTGGTGTGAGGAAGATTGCCAAGGAAGAAATGTTAAGATTCTCCCATCAGGTGCCTCATTACATTCTTACAGGGAAAGAAGCTGATAACGCACCGGAAGGTTTTCTGGAACTAGACCCTGCTGCAACTCCTTGTGCATTCTCTTCAGAGAACGCAGAGGCGGATGAGAAAAGTGAAGCTGTGAAAGAGAATGAGCAAGGTGAAGCCGTGAAAGAGAATGAGGAAAGTGAAGCTTTGAAAGAGAATGAGGAAAGTGAAGCTGTgaaagagaatgaagaagtGGGTATGGATCTAGATTAG
- a CDS encoding Protein phosphatase 2C family protein (Protein phosphatase 2C family protein; FUNCTIONS IN: protein serine/threonine phosphatase activity, catalytic activity; INVOLVED IN: protein amino acid dephosphorylation; LOCATED IN: protein serine/threonine phosphatase complex; EXPRESSED IN: 22 plant structures; EXPRESSED DURING: 13 growth stages; CONTAINS InterPro DOMAIN/s: Protein phosphatase 2C, manganese/magnesium aspartate binding site (InterPro:IPR000222), Protein phosphatase 2C-related (InterPro:IPR001932), Protein phosphatase 2C (InterPro:IPR015655), Protein phosphatase 2C, N-terminal (InterPro:IPR014045); BEST Arabidopsis thaliana protein match is: Protein phosphatase 2C family protein (TAIR:AT5G10740.1); Has 30201 Blast hits to 17322 proteins in 780 species: Archae - 12; Bacteria - 1396; Metazoa - 17338; Fungi - 3422; Plants - 5037; Viruses - 0; Other Eukaryotes - 2996 (source: NCBI BLink).) — protein MVCSSFIRSFIVQAGCRIGVLAQGRHQFIHIKKTLSVGFGFRTSVIGFRTTSGIGFRTSAKMMVDTSAGEKRISLVDMPPEKVDDGGYIGGGWKNDDGSLSCGYCSFRGKRSTMEDFYDIKASTIEGQAVCMFGIFDGHGGSRAAEYLKEHLFNNLMKHPQFLTDTKLALNETYKQTDVAFLESEKDTYRDDGSTASAAVLVGNHLYVANVGDSRTIVSKAGKAIALSDDHKPNRSDERKRIESAGGVIMWAGTWRVGGVLAMSRAFGNRMLKQFVVAEPEIQDLEIDHEAELLVLASDGLWDVVPNEDAVALAQSEEEPEAAARKLTDTAFSRGSADNITCIVVKFRHDKTESPKIETNAMAESEPELNPTTELEPESNPSTALETESIPKAELESEPDAIPDPKPETEPETKGEKAGE, from the exons ATGGTATGCAGCAGTTTCATAAGGAGTTTCATTGTTCAAGCTGGTTGTCGTATTGGGGTGTTGGCTCAAGGAAGACATCAGTTTATTCATATTAAGAAGACTTTGAGTgtgggttttggatttagaaCTAGTGTGATTGGATTTAGAACAACCAGTGGAATTGGATTTAGAACTAGTGCGAAGATGATGGTTGATACTTCTGCTGGAGAGAAACGTATATCCTTAGTTGATATGCCGCCTGAGAAAGTTGATGATGGTGGATACATCGGTGGTGGGTGGAAAAA TGATGATGGAAGCTTGAGCTGTGGGTACTGTAGTTTCAGAGGGAAAAGATCTACGATGGAAGATTTCTATGATATCAAAGCTTCCACTATTGAAGGCCAAGCAGTTTGCATGTTTGGAATATTTGATG GCCATGGTGGTTCACGTGCTGCTGAATACCTGAAGGAACACCTGTTTAACAATCTCATGAAGCATCCACAATTTTTGACAGACACCAAGCTGGCATTAA atgaaacatataaacaaactGATGTAGCATTCCTCGAGTCCGAAAAGGATACTTACAGAGATGATGGCTCCACAGCATCTGCTGCTGTGTTGGTGGGGAACCATTTGTATGTTGCAAATGTTGGAGACTCGAGGACAATAGTTTCTAAAGCTGGGAAAG CGATCGCGCTATCTGATGACCATAAGCCAAATAGAAGCGATGAAAGAAAGCGAATTGAAAGTGCTGGTGGTGTTATCATGTGGGCAG GAACATGGAGAGTAGGTGGGGTGTTGGCTATGTCCCGGGCCTTTGGTAACAGAATGCTGAAGCAATTCGTTGTTGCTGAACCCGAGATACAA GATCTAGAGATAGATCATGAGGCCGAGTTGCTTGTGCTTGCAAGTGACGGTTTATGGGATGTGGTACCAAATGAG GATGCGGTAGCCCTTGCTCAGAGCGAGGAAGAGCCCGAAGCAGCTGCCCGCAAGTTAACTGACACTGCCTTCAGCCGTGGCAGTGCAGACAACATCACGTGCATTGTTGTTAAATTCCGTCATGATAAGACAGAATCTCCTAAAATCGAAACAAACGCCATGGCTGAATCGGAACCTGAACTGAACCCCACAACTGAACTGGAACCTGAATCAAACCCCAGTACTGCATTGGAAACTGAATCAATCCCCAAAGCTGAACTGGAATCCGAACCTGATGCTATACCTGATCCAAAACCTGAAACCGAACCAGAGACCAAGGGTGAGAAAGCTGGTGAGTAA
- a CDS encoding DnaJ heat shock amino-terminal domain protein (DNAJ heat shock N-terminal domain-containing protein; FUNCTIONS IN: unfolded protein binding, heat shock protein binding; INVOLVED IN: protein folding; LOCATED IN: cellular_component unknown; EXPRESSED IN: 24 plant structures; EXPRESSED DURING: 15 growth stages; CONTAINS InterPro DOMAIN/s: Molecular chaperone, heat shock protein, Hsp40, DnaJ (InterPro:IPR015609), Heat shock protein DnaJ, N-terminal (InterPro:IPR001623), Heat shock protein DnaJ (InterPro:IPR003095), Heat shock protein DnaJ, conserved site (InterPro:IPR018253); BEST Arabidopsis thaliana protein match is: DNAJ heat shock N-terminal domain-containing protein (TAIR:AT2G05230.1); Has 19161 Blast hits to 18960 proteins in 3050 species: Archae - 127; Bacteria - 8115; Metazoa - 3268; Fungi - 1518; Plants - 2179; Viruses - 8; Other Eukaryotes - 3946 (source: NCBI BLink).), which yields MECNKDEAKRAMDIAERKMTEKDYTGAKKFANKAQNLFPELDGLKQLFVAINVYISGEKTFAGEADWYGVLGVDPFASDEALKKQYRKLVLMLHPDKNKCKGAEGAFNLVAEAWALLSDKDKRILYNVKRGKDVKAAQQRFPTTQREIPSHQPTSNGIPNVREHVVSSARARYKPATRKPAARMDRSRTGSPAFVYPTQESSTFWTMCNKCDTQYEYQRVYLNQTLLCPHCHHGFVAEEKTPPTNIPKPPVNISSNQHHRSSKNQASNKNSNGSSYRREPATSVNHNFQWDSSRMGGSYSRNATNETANVVQQGQDKLKRVFWETQEREAARGFTNSDLGNFKRQKTDDSHMRGPSAGSRHPYVQALLRSDIKKALMDRGQSEIFKRLPMMIAKMEGKVNPTEGEKNSTKAMSSKASEVERSKMSSTANEVERSVEVIPHESDEVKEIVVPDSDFHNFDLDRSESAFKDDQIWAAYDDADGMPRFYARIQKVISVNPFKLKISWLNSKTTSEFGPIDWMGAGFAKSCGDFRCGRYESTDTLNAFSHSVDFTKGARGLLHILPKKGQVWALYRNWSPEWDKNTPDEVKHKYEMVEVLDDYTEDDQSLTVALLLKAEGFRVVFRRCTEKLGVRKIAKEEMLRFSHQVPHYILTGKEADNAPEGFLELDPAATPCAFSSENAEADEKSEAVKENEQGEAVKENEESEALKENEESEAVKENEEVGMDLD from the exons ATGGAATGCAACAAGGATGAAGCGAAAAGGGCAATGGATATTGCTGAGAGGAAGATGACAGAGAAGGATTACACTGGGGCGAAAAAGTTTGCTAACAAGGCTCAAAACTTGTTTCCCGAGTTGGATGGTCTGAAACAATTGTTTGTGGCAATCAATGTTTATATCTCGGGAGAGAAAACATTCGCCGGAGAAGCTGATTGGTATGGTGTCCTTGGTGTAGACCCCTTTGCTAGTGATGAAGCACTGAAAAAACAATACCGGAAATTGGTTCTTATGCTCCATCCGGATAAAAACAAGTGTAAAGGCGCTGAAGGTGCGTTTAATCTGGTTGCAGAAGCTTGGGCTCTACTATCTGATAAGGATAAGAGAATCTTATATAACGTAAAGAGGGGCAAAGATGTCAAAGCAGCTCAACAAAGATTCCCAACAACACAGAGAGAGATTCCATCACACCAGCCAACTTCCAACGGGATTCCAAATGTAAGAGAGCATGTAGTTTCGAGTGCTAGGGCTAGATATAAGCCTGCTACCCGTAAGCCTGCTGCCCGTATGGATAGATCTCGCACGGGTTCGCCTGCTTTTGTTTATCCGACACAGGAGAGTAGTACCTTTTGGACCATGTGCAACAAATGCGACACACAATATGAGTACCAGAGGGTTTATCTCAACCAAACATTGCTTTGTCCACACTGCCATCATGGTTTCGTTGCAGAAGAGAAAACTCCGCCTACAAATATTCCGAAGCCCCCAGTCAACATCTCATCTAACCAACATCACCGGAGTTCCAAAAACCAAGCGTCGAACAAGAACTCAAATGGTTCTTCTTATAGGAGAGAGCCTGCAACATCTGTTAACCATAATTTTCAGTGGGATTCATCAAGAATGGGTGGTTCTTACAGCCGAAATGCCACAAATGAAACGGCGAATGTAGTTCAGCAAGGACAAGATAAACTGAAAAGAGTGTTTTGGGAGACGCAAGAAAGGGAGGCGGCTAGAGGATTTACAAACTCTGATCTGGGGAATTTTAAGAGGCAGAAGACTGATGATTCCCATATGCGTGGTCCATCTGCAG GCTCTCGTCATCCGTATGTACAAGCATTGTTACGTTCTGATATAAAGAAAGCTCTTATGGACAGAGGCCAGTCAGAGATTTTTAAGAGACTTCCTATGATGATCGCTAAAATGGAAGGGAAGGTGAACCCAACTGAAGGGGAGAAGAACAGTACGAAGGCAATGAGTAGCAAGGCAAGTGAGGTTGAAAGGAGCAAGATGAGTAGCACGGCGAATGAGGTTGAAAGGTCAGTTGAGGTAATTCCCCATGAGTCAGATGAAGTGAAGGAAATCGTTGTTCCAGATTCAGACTTTCACAACTTTGATCTTGACCGATCTGAAAGTGCTTTTAAAGACGATCAAATTTGGGCTGCTTATGACGATGCTGATGGAATGCCTCGGTTTTACGCCCGCATCCAAAAGGTGATTTCTGTGAATCCTTTTAAGTTGAAAATCAGTTGGCTCAATTCCAAAACCACCAGTGAATTTGGTCCCATAGACTGGATGGGTGCTGGTTTTGCTAAATCATGTGGGGATTTTAGGTGTGGGAGATATGAATCTACAGATACACTAAATGCCTTTTCTCACAGTGTCGATTTTACCAAAGGTGCAAGAGGACTCCTCCATATTCTTCCCAAAAAGGGACAAGTTTGGGCATTGTATCGAAATTGGTCCCCTGAATGGGACAAGAATACCCCTGATGAAGTTAAACACAAGTATGAGATGGTGGAAGTTCTTGATGACTATACAGAAGACGATCAGAGTCTAACGGTGGCTCTCTTACTCAAAGCTGAAGGGTTCAGGGTAGTTTTCCGCAGATGCACAGAGAAACTTGGTGTGAGGAAGATTGCCAAGGAAGAAATGTTAAGATTCTCCCATCAGGTGCCTCATTACATTCTTACAGGGAAAGAAGCTGATAACGCACCGGAAGGTTTTCTGGAACTAGACCCTGCTGCAACTCCTTGTGCATTCTCTTCAGAGAACGCAGAGGCGGATGAGAAAAGTGAAGCTGTGAAAGAGAATGAGCAAGGTGAAGCCGTGAAAGAGAATGAGGAAAGTGAAGCTTTGAAAGAGAATGAGGAAAGTGAAGCTGTgaaagagaatgaagaagtGGGTATGGATCTAGATTAG